From one Luteipulveratus mongoliensis genomic stretch:
- the hemG gene encoding protoporphyrinogen oxidase gives MAHVVVVGGGVTGLSAAWHLLTHSDHDIVVLESAAQVGGKLQTAEIAGQRIDVGAESMLARRPEALDLLSELGAAPVHPAPVGAQVWSRGTLRDLPKGTLMGVPAHASDALGVLDAVEVARADAEQPVQVEGDLTVGDLVEQALGPAVVDRLVEPLLGGVYAGHARLLSAEACVPALFEAVRAGRSLAATATAATAGAGTRAGAPVFAGLDGGVGQLPVLLADAITRRGGSIRTGVTVREMRRTPTGGWQLVTGPVPHPVLVEADAVVLATPARPTSRLLASTAPEAGRLLADLDYASMAIVTMAFARSELLTVPTGSGFLVPPVDGRTIKASTFSSAKWPWLADAAPGLFVLRVSMGRQGEEAVLQRDDEDLVAAGRADLRSAIGALPQPVDTHVQRWGGGLPQYAVGHVDRMAQVMASVERVGGLEVAGAAYSGVGIPACIASGRAAAGRVLTRLRAVA, from the coding sequence ATGGCACACGTAGTCGTCGTCGGCGGGGGAGTCACCGGCCTCTCCGCGGCGTGGCACCTGCTCACGCACAGCGACCACGACATCGTCGTCCTGGAGTCGGCGGCGCAGGTCGGCGGAAAGCTGCAGACGGCTGAGATCGCCGGCCAGCGCATCGATGTCGGAGCGGAGTCCATGCTGGCTCGGCGGCCCGAAGCGCTCGACCTGCTGTCCGAGCTGGGGGCAGCACCCGTGCACCCGGCCCCGGTCGGTGCGCAGGTGTGGTCACGCGGCACGCTGCGGGACCTGCCGAAGGGCACGCTGATGGGAGTACCCGCCCATGCGTCCGATGCGCTCGGCGTCCTCGACGCGGTCGAGGTCGCCCGAGCCGATGCCGAGCAGCCGGTGCAGGTCGAGGGCGACCTGACCGTCGGTGACCTGGTCGAGCAGGCGCTCGGTCCGGCTGTGGTCGACCGCCTCGTCGAGCCTCTTCTCGGAGGCGTGTACGCCGGTCATGCGCGGCTGCTCTCAGCCGAGGCGTGCGTACCGGCGCTGTTCGAGGCCGTCAGGGCCGGGCGGTCCCTCGCCGCGACGGCCACTGCGGCGACAGCGGGGGCGGGGACCCGCGCCGGTGCACCCGTGTTCGCCGGTCTCGACGGCGGTGTCGGTCAGCTGCCGGTGCTGCTCGCGGATGCCATCACCCGACGTGGTGGGAGCATCCGGACCGGCGTCACGGTGCGGGAGATGCGCCGTACGCCGACCGGCGGCTGGCAGCTCGTCACCGGCCCTGTGCCCCATCCGGTTCTGGTCGAGGCGGACGCCGTCGTGCTGGCGACTCCCGCGCGCCCAACCTCCCGGCTGCTCGCGTCCACTGCTCCGGAGGCAGGGCGACTCCTCGCGGACCTCGACTACGCCTCGATGGCCATCGTGACCATGGCCTTCGCGCGGAGTGAGCTGCTTACTGTCCCAACGGGTTCGGGCTTCCTCGTGCCACCAGTGGACGGCCGGACCATCAAGGCGTCGACGTTCAGCAGCGCGAAGTGGCCGTGGCTTGCGGATGCCGCGCCGGGCCTGTTCGTCCTGCGGGTCTCGATGGGACGTCAGGGTGAGGAGGCCGTACTCCAGCGCGACGACGAGGACCTCGTCGCTGCTGGTCGGGCCGACCTTCGGTCCGCGATCGGTGCGCTGCCACAGCCGGTGGACACCCATGTCCAGCGCTGGGGCGGAGGACTGCCGCAGTACGCCGTCGGTCACGTCGACCGGATGGCGCAGGTGATGGCCTCGGTCGAGCGGGTGGGCGGGCTGGAGGTGGCCGGCGCGGCGTACAGCGGTGTCGGGATCCCCGCCTGCATCGCCTCCGGACGCGCAGCGGCCGGCCGGGTGCTCACCCGCCTGCGGGCCGTCGCGTGA
- a CDS encoding ATP-dependent DNA ligase: MELPFDLPITPMLAKAVKGVPAADSVEGGLSYEPKWDGFRVLLLRDGDEVELASRGSKPLTRYFPEVVAAAKEHLPERCALDGEIVVRSGSPGAQRLDWEALGQRIHPAASRVEKLAGETPAEVIFFDALAFGDESLLDQPFATRRERLVKALSRLAADAPFHVTRVTDDPAKAEDWFTRFEGAGLDGVVAKPLEGTYEPGKRTMLKIKHSRTAEGVLLGYRIHKSGEGVGSLLLGMYDADGNLRNVGGISAFTMARRIELIDELAELVVRDDDGGALTGETDRSRFSGSKDVSFVRLRPEKVVEVKFDQLEGSRFRHTVGFLRWRPDREPGSCLLEQVERAPSYDLDAVLGAD; the protein is encoded by the coding sequence ATGGAGCTCCCCTTCGACCTTCCGATCACACCGATGCTCGCCAAGGCCGTGAAAGGGGTACCCGCCGCGGACTCGGTCGAGGGCGGGTTGTCCTACGAACCCAAGTGGGACGGGTTCCGGGTCCTGCTCCTACGGGACGGCGACGAGGTCGAGCTGGCCTCGCGCGGCTCCAAGCCGCTGACCCGCTACTTCCCGGAGGTCGTGGCGGCGGCCAAGGAGCACCTGCCCGAGCGCTGTGCGCTGGACGGCGAGATCGTCGTACGCTCCGGCTCGCCTGGCGCGCAGCGTCTCGACTGGGAGGCGCTCGGTCAACGCATCCACCCCGCGGCGTCGCGCGTCGAGAAGCTCGCGGGTGAGACACCGGCCGAGGTGATCTTCTTCGACGCGCTCGCGTTCGGTGACGAGTCGCTGCTCGACCAGCCGTTCGCCACGCGTCGTGAGCGTCTCGTCAAGGCGCTGTCACGACTAGCGGCCGACGCCCCCTTCCACGTCACGCGGGTGACCGACGACCCGGCCAAGGCGGAGGACTGGTTCACCCGTTTCGAAGGCGCCGGACTGGACGGCGTGGTCGCCAAGCCGCTCGAGGGCACCTACGAGCCCGGCAAGCGGACCATGCTCAAGATCAAGCACTCGCGCACGGCCGAGGGAGTCCTGCTGGGCTACCGCATCCACAAGAGCGGCGAGGGCGTCGGCTCGTTGCTGCTCGGGATGTACGACGCGGACGGCAACCTGCGCAACGTCGGCGGCATCTCCGCGTTCACCATGGCTCGTCGGATCGAGCTGATCGACGAGCTGGCCGAGCTCGTGGTGCGTGATGATGACGGCGGCGCGCTGACGGGCGAGACCGACCGGTCACGCTTCAGCGGGAGCAAGGACGTCTCGTTCGTCCGGCTGCGCCCCGAGAAGGTCGTCGAGGTGAAGTTCGACCAGCTGGAGGGCTCTCGCTTCAGGCACACGGTGGGCTTCCTGCGCTGGCGCCCGGACCGTGAGCCCGGGTCGTGCCTGCTGGAGCAGGTCGAGCGAGCCCCCTCTTACGACCTGGACGCGGTCCTCGGCGCGGACTGA
- a CDS encoding lamin tail domain-containing protein, with the protein MPVAPRRRLASAVTVSSLAVATALSLAPSAHAASSSLVIAEAYGGGGNSGAPFVADFVELFNRGETPVDLTGWTVQYWSAAGTTPQKTELSGTVAPGGRYLVKEADGANTAAPALPTVDATGTIAMSAASGRVAIVNPAGEVVDLLGYGAASVSEGAAAPGTSNTTSDARTNPCVDTDNNAADFTLGAPAPQNATTAVVDCSGTTEPPPSGTTATIAQVQGASHTSPFNGQKVKDVKGVVTAVSSSGFWIQSTTPDDDPATSEGVFVFTRTAPTVGVGDEVTVAGTVSEFRGGGADGNDNLTTTEITAPTTTVGSSNNPLPAPVVLGVDRVAPQQVVRSDDPGSVDKPGVTFDPTKNAIDFDESLEGMRVGLRDATAVGPTNASFGELPVVPGQKVTAQRSRTGGVVYGGYDQPNAQRLILDDPLLPKGAMPLANVGDTLTGDTVGVMDYSFGNFHVLLTSQPTLASKNLQRETTKRAGITQLAVATFNVENLAPSDPATKYERLAGQITHNLQRPDILALEEIQDNSGAANDGVVDSTTTVNKLLAAVKAAGGGTYQARWINPTDGTDGGQPGGNIRQVFIYRADRGLKFVDRPGGSATTATDVTGTGRRTALTQSPGRIDPGNAAWKDSRKPLVGEFSWRGSSVFVVANHFASKGGDDPLFGRWQQPTRFSEAQRHGQATAVRGFVDKLLRADAKANVVVLGDINDFEFSKTADLLVGSGSNALTDLPRTVEPKERYSYVFDGNSQILDHILISKSLATLPWPIERLGKGYAYDIVHTNSEFHDQDSDHDPQVVRLNLVGLH; encoded by the coding sequence ATGCCTGTCGCACCTCGCCGCCGGCTGGCCTCCGCTGTGACGGTGTCGTCGCTCGCGGTCGCCACCGCACTGTCCTTGGCACCGTCCGCGCACGCCGCCTCCAGCAGCCTGGTCATCGCTGAGGCGTACGGCGGTGGCGGCAACTCCGGCGCCCCGTTCGTCGCCGACTTCGTGGAGCTGTTCAACCGCGGCGAGACGCCGGTCGACCTGACGGGATGGACCGTGCAGTACTGGTCCGCGGCCGGCACGACTCCCCAGAAGACCGAGCTCTCCGGCACGGTCGCGCCCGGCGGGCGCTACCTCGTCAAGGAGGCCGACGGCGCCAACACCGCGGCCCCTGCCCTGCCGACCGTGGACGCCACCGGCACTATCGCGATGTCGGCCGCTTCTGGTCGCGTCGCGATCGTCAACCCGGCCGGTGAGGTCGTCGACCTCCTCGGCTACGGAGCCGCCTCGGTGTCCGAGGGCGCCGCCGCGCCCGGCACCAGTAACACCACCTCGGATGCACGCACCAACCCGTGCGTCGACACCGACAACAACGCGGCCGACTTCACGCTGGGCGCGCCGGCGCCGCAGAACGCCACCACCGCCGTCGTGGACTGCTCGGGTACGACGGAGCCCCCGCCCTCCGGTACGACCGCGACCATCGCTCAGGTCCAGGGCGCGTCCCACACCTCGCCGTTCAACGGCCAGAAGGTCAAGGACGTCAAGGGCGTCGTCACCGCCGTGAGCTCCTCCGGGTTCTGGATCCAGTCCACGACTCCGGACGACGACCCGGCCACGAGCGAAGGCGTGTTCGTCTTCACGCGGACCGCGCCCACGGTCGGCGTCGGCGACGAGGTCACGGTCGCGGGCACCGTCTCGGAGTTCCGGGGCGGCGGCGCGGACGGCAACGACAACCTGACGACGACCGAGATCACCGCTCCGACCACCACCGTGGGGTCGAGCAACAACCCGCTGCCCGCACCGGTCGTCCTCGGCGTCGACCGGGTCGCTCCCCAGCAGGTCGTGCGCAGCGACGACCCGGGATCGGTCGACAAGCCCGGGGTCACCTTCGACCCGACCAAGAACGCGATCGACTTCGACGAGTCGCTCGAGGGCATGCGGGTCGGTCTGCGCGACGCCACCGCAGTCGGTCCCACCAACGCCTCCTTCGGCGAGCTCCCCGTCGTGCCCGGCCAGAAGGTCACGGCCCAGCGCAGCCGTACGGGCGGTGTGGTCTATGGCGGCTACGACCAGCCCAACGCGCAGCGGCTGATCCTCGATGACCCGCTGCTGCCCAAGGGCGCGATGCCGCTGGCCAACGTCGGCGACACCCTCACCGGCGACACAGTCGGCGTCATGGACTACAGCTTCGGCAACTTCCACGTCCTGCTGACCAGCCAGCCGACGCTCGCCAGCAAGAACCTGCAGCGCGAGACGACCAAGCGCGCGGGCATCACTCAGCTGGCCGTCGCGACCTTCAACGTCGAGAACCTCGCGCCCAGCGACCCGGCGACCAAGTACGAGCGCCTCGCGGGCCAGATCACCCACAACCTCCAGCGCCCGGACATCCTGGCGCTCGAGGAGATCCAGGACAACAGCGGCGCGGCCAACGACGGCGTCGTGGACTCGACGACCACGGTCAACAAGCTGCTGGCCGCGGTCAAGGCCGCGGGCGGTGGCACCTACCAGGCCCGGTGGATCAACCCGACCGATGGCACCGACGGTGGCCAGCCGGGCGGCAACATCCGCCAGGTCTTCATCTACCGCGCCGACCGCGGCCTGAAGTTCGTCGACCGTCCCGGCGGTAGCGCGACGACTGCAACCGACGTAACCGGAACCGGTCGACGTACGGCCCTCACCCAGTCTCCCGGGCGTATCGATCCTGGCAACGCAGCCTGGAAGGACTCGCGCAAGCCACTCGTCGGCGAGTTCAGCTGGCGCGGCTCCTCGGTGTTCGTGGTCGCCAACCACTTCGCCTCCAAGGGCGGTGACGACCCGCTGTTCGGTCGCTGGCAGCAGCCGACACGCTTCTCCGAGGCGCAGCGCCACGGTCAGGCGACAGCGGTGCGCGGCTTCGTCGACAAGCTGCTCAGGGCGGACGCCAAGGCCAACGTCGTGGTGCTCGGCGACATCAACGACTTCGAGTTCAGCAAGACGGCTGACCTCCTCGTCGGCTCCGGCTCGAACGCGCTGACCGACCTGCCCCGCACGGTCGAGCCGAAGGAGCGCTACAGCTACGTCTTCGATGGCAACAGCCAGATCCTCGACCACATCCTGATCAGCAAGTCGCTGGCGACGCTCCCCTGGCCGATCGAGCGCCTGGGCAAGGGTTACGCGTACGACATCGTGCACACCAACTCCGAGTTCCACGACCAGGACTCCGACCACGACCCGCAGGTCGTCCGCCTCAACCTGGTCGGGCTGCACTAG
- a CDS encoding GNAT family N-acetyltransferase, translated as MSPDRWDDLVALFGTRGDPAWCWCQFFVTTGQGYSTDRASNQESLRAQVAASERPLGLLAYGGGVPIGWLAVGPLTSYDRLTSSRSLAAVRGDSDDENVWRTTCFVVKVGHRRRGVATALLRAAVDLARSHGASAIEGHPIDVEARTGKVGGSELFHGALSTFVAAGFEEIGRTGPTRPVVRLPLDR; from the coding sequence ATGTCACCCGACCGATGGGACGACCTCGTCGCGTTGTTCGGCACGCGCGGTGACCCCGCCTGGTGCTGGTGCCAGTTCTTCGTCACGACCGGCCAGGGTTACTCCACGGACCGGGCATCCAACCAGGAGTCGCTGCGTGCGCAGGTGGCGGCTTCGGAGCGACCGCTCGGCCTGCTCGCCTACGGCGGTGGTGTGCCCATCGGTTGGCTGGCCGTCGGCCCGCTGACGTCGTACGACCGCCTCACCTCGAGCCGGTCGCTGGCGGCCGTCCGGGGAGACTCCGACGACGAGAACGTCTGGCGCACGACGTGTTTCGTCGTCAAGGTCGGCCATCGACGCAGGGGAGTGGCGACCGCCCTGCTGCGCGCGGCGGTCGATCTCGCGCGCTCGCACGGTGCGTCGGCGATCGAGGGCCATCCGATCGATGTCGAGGCCCGCACCGGCAAGGTCGGCGGCAGCGAGCTCTTCCACGGGGCGCTGTCGACCTTCGTCGCAGCAGGATTCGAGGAGATCGGTCGCACCGGACCGACTCGCCCCGTCGTACGCCTGCCCCTGGATCGCTGA
- the hemQ gene encoding hydrogen peroxide-dependent heme synthase, whose translation MTEDTKALRPGAKKINEINDSIRYTMYSVFRASRELPAERTDLVAQATAFLDGLLDQGVVVRGVYDVGGLRADADLMIWWHAETLEALQAAYRAFLATDLGRHLDPFWSNVALHRPAEFNRSHIPAFLAEEETRRYVCVYPFVRSYDWYLLPDEERRTMLKDHGVAARDYPDVRANTVASFALGDYEWILAFEADELHRIVDLMRDLRATEARRHVREEIPFFTGPRVELPDLVARLR comes from the coding sequence ATGACCGAGGACACCAAGGCGCTCCGGCCGGGAGCCAAGAAGATCAACGAGATCAACGACAGCATCCGCTACACGATGTACTCGGTCTTCCGTGCGAGTCGTGAGCTGCCGGCGGAGCGTACGGATCTCGTCGCCCAGGCCACGGCGTTCCTCGACGGACTGCTCGACCAGGGCGTGGTCGTGCGCGGTGTGTACGACGTCGGCGGCCTGCGCGCCGATGCCGATCTGATGATCTGGTGGCACGCCGAGACGCTCGAGGCGCTGCAGGCGGCCTACCGCGCCTTCCTCGCGACCGATCTGGGCCGGCACCTCGACCCGTTCTGGTCCAACGTCGCGCTGCACCGGCCGGCCGAGTTCAACCGCTCGCACATCCCGGCGTTCCTCGCGGAGGAGGAGACGCGGCGCTACGTCTGCGTCTACCCGTTCGTCCGCTCCTACGACTGGTACCTCCTGCCCGATGAGGAGCGGCGCACGATGCTGAAGGACCACGGCGTCGCGGCGCGGGACTACCCCGATGTCCGCGCCAACACGGTCGCATCCTTCGCACTCGGTGACTACGAGTGGATCCTGGCCTTCGAGGCGGACGAGCTGCACCGGATCGTGGACCTGATGCGTGACCTACGCGCCACCGAGGCCCGGCGCCACGTGCGCGAGGAGATCCCGTTCTTCACCGGGCCGCGGGTGGAGCTGCCTGACCTGGTCGCCCGCCTGCGCTGA
- the msrB gene encoding peptide-methionine (R)-S-oxide reductase MsrB, producing MTDQTAYPVSKSDQEWRERLSAEEFHVLREAGTERPFTGEYTDTETKGVYSCRACGEELFRSDTKFHSHCGWPSFYAPSADDNVELIEDRSMGMKRVEVRCASCGSHLGHVFEGEGYATPTDQRFCINSVSLRLAQDEEPSA from the coding sequence ATGACCGACCAGACGGCGTACCCCGTGAGCAAGAGCGACCAGGAGTGGCGCGAGCGGCTGTCGGCCGAGGAGTTCCACGTGCTGCGCGAGGCGGGGACGGAGCGGCCGTTCACCGGCGAGTACACCGACACCGAGACGAAGGGCGTCTACAGCTGTCGGGCGTGCGGTGAAGAGCTGTTCCGCAGCGACACGAAGTTCCACAGCCACTGTGGGTGGCCGTCGTTCTACGCTCCGTCGGCCGATGACAACGTCGAGCTGATCGAAGACCGCTCGATGGGGATGAAGCGGGTCGAGGTGCGCTGCGCCTCCTGCGGCTCGCACCTCGGGCACGTGTTCGAGGGCGAGGGTTACGCGACGCCGACCGACCAGCGCTTCTGCATCAACTCGGTCAGTCTTCGTCTGGCGCAGGACGAGGAGCCGTCCGCCTGA
- a CDS encoding serine hydrolase domain-containing protein, translating into MPLGDIDTIAHETGFSGVVSVDRAGQIELANAYGLANRAYGVPNTLDTRFGIASGSKGFTALTVLSLVEQGALALSTTARSLLGADLPLIADDVTVEHLLTHTSGIGDYLDEEADGEITDYVVGAAHELTTTEAFLPLLDGHATKFRAGERFAYCNGGFVVLALLAERAGGVGYHDLVRERVLRPAGMARTDFLRSDELPADVAVGYLPLDGVDRSNVFHLPVLANGDGGIHTTAADLSAFWRAFFAGDIVDSVEEVVRPRCDVPEDSRRYGLGFWLHESTDTVMLVGSDAGASFTSTHDPRTGTTRTVLSNTSLGAWPIARALAT; encoded by the coding sequence ATGCCGCTGGGGGATATCGACACGATCGCTCACGAGACCGGTTTCTCCGGCGTGGTGTCGGTCGACCGGGCCGGTCAGATCGAGCTCGCGAACGCCTACGGTCTGGCCAACCGCGCGTACGGCGTCCCCAACACCCTGGACACCAGGTTCGGCATCGCCAGCGGGAGCAAGGGATTCACGGCCCTGACCGTTCTCTCACTGGTGGAGCAGGGTGCGCTGGCGCTGAGTACCACCGCCCGATCCCTGCTCGGAGCGGATCTGCCGCTGATCGCGGACGACGTGACCGTCGAACATCTGCTCACGCACACCTCCGGCATCGGTGACTACCTGGACGAAGAGGCCGACGGCGAGATCACCGACTACGTCGTCGGCGCGGCTCATGAGCTGACCACCACAGAAGCCTTCCTGCCCCTGCTGGACGGGCACGCGACGAAGTTCCGGGCCGGTGAACGGTTCGCCTACTGCAACGGCGGCTTCGTGGTCCTCGCTCTGCTGGCGGAGCGGGCCGGCGGCGTCGGCTACCACGACCTGGTGCGAGAACGAGTTCTGCGCCCTGCGGGCATGGCCCGGACCGACTTCCTTCGCTCCGACGAGCTGCCCGCTGACGTCGCGGTGGGCTATCTCCCACTGGACGGGGTGGACCGCTCCAACGTCTTTCACCTGCCGGTGCTGGCCAATGGCGATGGCGGCATCCACACCACGGCTGCCGACCTCTCCGCCTTCTGGCGCGCGTTCTTCGCCGGCGACATCGTGGACTCGGTCGAGGAGGTCGTACGGCCGCGTTGTGACGTACCCGAGGACAGCCGGCGCTACGGGCTCGGCTTCTGGCTGCACGAGAGCACCGACACGGTGATGCTGGTCGGGTCGGACGCCGGCGCGTCCTTCACGTCCACCCACGACCCGCGCACCGGCACCACCCGCACCGTGCTCTCCAACACCTCGCTGGGCGCCTGGCCCATCGCCCGCGCGCTTGCGACCTGA
- the ligD gene encoding non-homologous end-joining DNA ligase, with translation MSPAKAQVLEIPGPDGVRQVRISSPDRVLWPDDGITKLELAQYVASVADPFLAANGDRPVALQRFPTGIDGEEFFSKNPPRGVPDYTRTTMCTYPSGRQHPQLVIDEIASAVWMVQMNTITFHPWPMRSDDNDNPDELRIDLDPQPGRAFADVVEAAYGLKDVMESLSLTPWVKTSGNRGVHVYARIKRTHEILDVRHGVIGIARELERQLPDLVTTAWWKEERGEKIFVDFNQACRDRTIAAAYSARPLPGAPVSMPVPWSALREVKVSDFTVRTAPGHLESEGDAWASMGESVGDVATAIALWDKDVEERGLGEMPFPPDYPKMPGEPRRVQPSKKRNDLPDPADR, from the coding sequence ATGAGCCCAGCGAAGGCGCAGGTCCTCGAGATCCCCGGACCGGACGGCGTACGACAGGTGCGGATCTCCAGCCCCGACCGGGTGCTGTGGCCCGATGACGGGATCACCAAGCTGGAGCTGGCGCAATACGTCGCGTCCGTGGCAGATCCGTTCCTCGCGGCCAACGGTGACCGGCCGGTCGCGCTGCAGAGGTTCCCCACGGGGATCGACGGTGAGGAGTTCTTCTCCAAGAACCCGCCTCGCGGCGTACCGGACTACACGCGTACGACCATGTGCACCTATCCGTCTGGCCGCCAGCACCCGCAGCTGGTGATCGACGAGATCGCCTCGGCCGTGTGGATGGTCCAGATGAACACCATCACCTTCCACCCGTGGCCGATGCGCAGCGACGACAACGACAACCCCGACGAGCTGCGCATCGACCTGGACCCGCAGCCCGGGCGCGCGTTCGCGGACGTGGTTGAGGCGGCGTACGGCCTCAAGGACGTCATGGAGTCGCTGTCACTCACGCCGTGGGTCAAGACGAGTGGCAACCGCGGTGTCCACGTCTACGCCCGCATCAAGCGGACCCACGAGATCCTCGACGTGCGACACGGCGTCATCGGTATCGCTCGCGAGCTCGAGCGGCAGCTGCCCGACCTGGTCACCACAGCGTGGTGGAAGGAGGAGCGCGGCGAGAAGATCTTCGTCGACTTCAACCAGGCCTGCCGTGACCGGACGATCGCGGCGGCGTACTCCGCCCGCCCGCTGCCCGGCGCGCCGGTGTCGATGCCGGTGCCGTGGTCAGCGCTGCGTGAGGTGAAGGTCAGCGACTTCACGGTCCGTACGGCGCCTGGTCACCTGGAGTCAGAAGGTGACGCGTGGGCGTCGATGGGGGAGTCCGTCGGAGACGTCGCGACCGCAATTGCCTTGTGGGACAAGGACGTTGAGGAGCGCGGGCTCGGTGAGATGCCGTTCCCGCCCGACTATCCCAAGATGCCCGGCGAGCCCCGACGCGTGCAGCCGAGCAAGAAGCGCAACGACCTGCCTGATCCCGCCGACCGCTGA